The Scyliorhinus canicula chromosome 20, sScyCan1.1, whole genome shotgun sequence genome has a window encoding:
- the LOC119954765 gene encoding uncharacterized protein LOC119954765 yields the protein MQHHVPNNSAHHVFDNQHGLMASYPLPQQALRRSEYAYDGSPSSNCQSWKVSCGSNYFANGSAPSYSYDDVNQLAYPSDELSSSCCGATPYNSYLLSSLTGDSQSKIGPQPAYSRSLQTESQPTCFQNRSTSLDLSSIRTPSECAPSQSSSTWCNQKAHPTVGNFPSYQSPSSGGVPLGARSSLTTWAGSSLPNRKMWPISEQRPRWSDRKTAFAAGPPVHCWNGNACSNHQQVHGSFHHEVRQQPSNVGYHGLEPFRNLNPGVCKDYHVFEASQLGEGMRVLRWDNISPPQAATGNHFVKLFQEGTLDYMCGTGENGDALCTRGGCSTSASALPTDAQMFSSPTSQNHPIDTKQSLCGMYSQNNSQSSRKRKSSEVLKFLPELTIGELNALIFAFEITERRKRKVAWLDLLSSKMRAQQQNAAAVHSNQFTTPNPSSPGTILIPERSADLVNGHHLEILDSCLPQALQDLQKDKGHNWQASRVDHLSLDANPTHYSNFKDPNNTTSISNHCAQHRNLDAYPACPRQGTQRALAPHMVDQQHCQSLAEQTTLGAGCNIADCSFSCFDSSSTGQKSFASLPATLNYLGSSQQNGGCHFPPQSLDVINTADANQTDTPDPKASATKHDEQGLKEIRALYDMLRTSYKRKMNSYSKRPKLEGGHSASVQPILSELSQMAITSSAPGSHASQGVDCQDASCPSADFQSSSRNTTIAQQVAEVLHSECSPVEPCASSSSTPPHSTAQENRNAETSPSVFEVFSGVKDAALVTPSEDTTERSLAHPLPSGSMDHANCAVCPGGARPLTPTSADALRPSGCSSEGLVNLRPPGEMDCARPPQSVSAGHITGGYLVSKRSATSGGFQETLTQPVRSEELTADAGVPLSNAEASGPEHVASDPLSERFPEQHIALPAASFKPLGAPSNRVNPLVHSREPAGLRCESSSGVSAGIHTEHQPEPSDLSTTNDSKIKNVSTEKELYPVANSEVLSAKQSDTLEFILRSLGIIPEDNDGVGAVILTSLPSGVTSPNRSTAASLPAHPPCTDAKQKQALTQPSFNTAISSEKQQVIASPDPHSIGSKVTRDWSDVASFCPGEGQQAGMVRTAVIPLQDDRTTSAVGKLKPDGAGRSISVHPPNGQAESGENPVVATGWNGAEDKPPSQEAELQSAIASLASVSVGGGQNVEETLADNLACAQTVGQYIVATSTVQMEGGTLNGVASCIENDDSIGLVSSSVSHMVSAHFVGPPLTERVEEVREALPPSSAGGGNLLKSLLSPASAPSCVQWAQLTRLKNPCSVGMNGSDNGYPLRNSSGSFSPTEEPDLTDCSGTSTTDVSLFRHEQRVADRLHDSRRTLWQRLDAVPDESTPNWTFEMLEAPLSMTHGSREGLRPNSSESLEKPMDCTPAATAGSLAGTGDSSSRGKASDCLHVMQAVLFSRVRGLKRARAASGFRSSPDYGKPNAGRLAVGQASLVQKGTLDGRPGASEHAAKGLLSGIRITFVLSLSEYWEHWKVRNSTKLISNLLLTTRRELLRSSEKGRDFPTKPTERHPDDVKGLSCGVAGAGSASEESAQRELIADLAHTQVIVPFTSDSSAQLADTNIFSIVADCCESASRPAEDVTRNPASATPASDINTLDPTSVSSTLPPGNGCCNESPAEAEEASVQSGALEVTTLNFFSKNHLRSADELEMTTESILRFWSPCEEVSGPRPPHQEKENGFTFDPGMERLHSGLELNNSPHKLNAMHCLHFGITATVDRRQLRGEKSHPNELCSAAEVVVFEEYPPEPRESTSRSSLLINEGRMGHWADTASSNATLDTDKPNACLQKSSSRITQAYGGKAEITVPVLGANSGGTNHNDECKPLNRGQQNPETSAQPFGDQEGWNEREPDMDGLSEIKIKVLKHQELKNVLFELSNIIPKALIPSPESKVAAETTEMDSTGGGPWKTSGNCDWMDAARLDAAHGQAGTSATECWSDPAIFAPTSLGTCDNSLQH from the coding sequence ATGCAACACCATGTTCCAAATAATTCTGCTCACCATGTCTTTGACAATCAACATGGGCTGATGGCATCATACCCATTGCCCCAGCAGGCTCTTCGGAGATCCGAATATGCTTATGATGGGTCGCCTTCATCAAATTGCCAGTCTTGGAAGGTCAGTTGTGGATCTAACTATTTTGCGAATGGATCAGCACCAAGTTACTCATATGACGATGTCAATCAACTTGCCTACCCTTCAGATGAATTATCATCGTCTTGCTGCGGCGCCACTCCTTATAATTCCTATCTGTTGTCCTCACTAACTGGAGATTCCCAATCTAAAATTGGACCCCAGCCTGCCTATTCGAGGTCTCTACAAACGGAGAGCCAGCCTACTTGTTTTCAAAATAGATCGACATCGTTGGACTTATCGTCCATCAGAACTCCCTCTGAGTGTGCACCTTCTCAAAGCAGCTCGACATGGTGCAACCAAAAGGCCCACCCAACCGTTGGGAATTTTCCATCATatcaaagcccctcctccggtggTGTGCCCCTTGGAGCTCGGAGCTCTCTCACGACTTGGGCGGGTTCATCCCTGCCGAACCGTAAGATGTGGCCCATTTCAGAGCAACGGCCGAGGTGGTCTGACCGTAAGACGGCCTTCGCTGCTGGACCCCCCGTACATTGTTGGAATGGCAACGCATGTTCCAATCATCAACAGGTTCACGGATCTTTTCACCACGAGGTTCGCCAGCAGCCTTCCAACGTAGGCTATCACGGTCTGGAGCCATTTCGAAACCTTAACCCTGGAGTTTGCAAAGACTACCACGTGTTTGAGGCTAGCCAGCTGGGAGAGGGAATGCGGGTGCTCCGATGGGACAACATCTCACCTCCACAGGCAGCAACTGGAAACCACTTTGTGAAGCTTTTTCAGGAAGGGACCCTCGACTACATGTGTGGAACAGGGGAAAATGGAGATGCTCTTTGTACTCGTGGGGGGTGCTCAACGTCTGCTTCTGCTCTGCCAACAGATGCTCAAATGTTTAGTAGCCCCACTTCTCAAAATCACCCAATAGACACAAAACAAAGCCTTTGCGGAATGTACTCTCAAAACAATTCTCAGTCTTCTCGCAAGCGAAAGAGCTCAGAAGTACTGAAGTTTCTCCCAGAGCTTACCATTGGAGAGTTAAATGCCTTGATTTTTGCGTTTGAGATTACCGAGAGAAGGAAACGAAAAGTGGCCTGGCTGGACTTGCTGTCCAGTAAAATGAGGGCACAGCAGCAGAACGCCGCAGCGGTGCATTCAAACCAGTTTACAACCCCAAACCCATCGTCTCCAGGCACCATTCTAATACCCGAAAGATCTGCTGATTTGGTGAACGGACATCATTTGGAAATCCTGGACTCCTGCCTTCCTCAAGCGCTCCAGGATCTACAGAAGGATAAAGGACACAATTGGCAGGCTTCTCGTGTCGACCATCTGTCTCTCGACGCAAACCCAACTCATTATTCAAACTTTAAGGATCCGAATAACACCACATCAATCAGCAATCACTGTGCCCAACATAGAAACTTGGACGCCTATCCTGCTTGTCCAAGACAAGGTACGCAGCGGGCTTTAGCCCCCCACATGGTGGACCAGCAACACTGTCAGTCACTGGCAGAACAAACCACTTTAGGCGCTGGGTGCAACATAGCAGACTGTTCATTTAGCTGCTTTGACTCCAGCTCAACGGGCCAGAAATCCTTTGCCTCTCTACCTGCGACCCTCAATTATCTGGGCTCAAGCCAACAAAATGGAGGATGTCATTTTCCCCCACAGTCACTGGATGTCATAAATACAGCAGACGCAAATCAAACCGATACTCCAGACCCAAAGGCAAGTGCTACTAAGCATGATGAGCAGGGTCTGAAGGAAATCAGAGCCTTATACGATATGTTGCGAACTTCGTACAAAAGGAAAATGAACAGTTATTCAAAACGTCCGAAGCTCGAAGGAGGACATTCCGCCAGCGTACAACCGATCTTGTCTGAATTGAGCCAAATGGCCATCACCTCATCGGCGCCTGGCAGCCATGCTTCCCAGGGGGTTGACTGCCAAGACGCTTCGTGTCCGAGCGCAGATTTCCAGTCAAGTTCACGGAACACTACGATAGCCCAGCAAGTGGCAGAGGTTTTGCACAGTGAATGTTCTCCAGTTGAACCGTGCGCGTCGAGCTCTTCCACTCCCCCTCACTCAACAGCTCAGGAGAACCGGAATGCAGAAACTTCCCCTTCTGTGTTTGAGGTTTTTAGCGGTGTGAAAGATGCGGCTCTTGTCACACCATCAGAAGACACGACGGAAAGGTCATTGGCGCATCCTCTCCCGTCTGGCTCAATGGATCATGCCAACTGTGCCGTTTGCCCAGGTGGCGCCAGACCTCTCACCCCAACATCAGCTGATGCACTGAGGCCATCGGGCTGCTCCAGCGAGGGGTTGGTCAACCTGCGACCCCCGGGTGAAATGGACTGTGCGCGCCCTCCTCAGAGTGTATCGGCGGGCCACATCACAGGGGGCTACCTTGTCAGTAAGCGCTCTGCAACTTCAGGGGGCTTCCAGGAGACCTTGACTCAACCGGTGAGGTCTGAAGAATTGACTGCTGACGCAGGTGTTCCCTTGTCAAATGCAGAAGCGAGTGGTCCAGAGCATGTTGCTTCAGATCCACTTTCAGAGCGATTTCCCGAACAACACATTGCCTTACCCGCTGCATCTTTCAAACCGCTTGGTGCTCCATCAAACCGAGTGAACCCTTTGGTTCACAGCCGAGAGCCAGCGGGGCTGCGCTGTGAATCCAGCAGCGGGGTTTCTGCAGGAATCCATACCGAACATCAGCCTGAGCCCTCTGACCTTTCCACCACAAACGATAGCAAAATAAAGAATGTATCCACAGAAAAGGAGTTATACCCAGTAGCAAACTCTGAGGTCCTTTCAGCAAAGCAATCGGATACTTTGGAATTCATTTTACGCTCTTTAGGTATCATCCCGGAGGACAACGATGGAGTCGGTGCTGTAATTCTGACTTCATTGCCTTCCGGGGTGACCAGTCCCAATCGGAGCACAGCTGCCTCCTTGCCAGCACATCCACCTTGTACAGACGCGAAGCAGAAGCAGGCCTTAACTCAACCGTCATTTAATACAGCAATATCAAGTGAAAAGCAGCAAGTGATTGCCTCACCAGATCCTCATTCGATAGGGTCCAAGGTAACCAGAGATTGGTCAGATGTCGCTTCTTTCTGCCCTGGAGAGGGCCAACAGGCTGGGATGGTCAGAACAGCAGTTATCCCTTTACAGGATGACAGGACAACCTCTGCTGTCGGCAAACTGAAACCTGATGGAGCAGGCCGCTCGATCTCCGTTCATCCACCCAACGGCCAGGCGGAAAGTGGTGAGAATCCAGTGGTCGCCACAGGATGGAATGGTGCAGAGGACAAGCCTCCCTCGCAGGAAGCTGAACTGCAAAGTGCGATAGCCTCCTTGGCTTCAGTGAGCGTAGGAGGCGGTCAGAATGTCGAAGAAACACTAGCCGATAATCTAGCTTGTGCCCAAACAGTAGGACAATACATTGTCGCAACCAGCACTGTTCAAATGGAAGGTGGCACGTTGAACGGGGTCGCAAGTTGCATAGAGAACGATGATTCGATTGGTCTTGTCAGCTCTTCCGTTTCGCACATGGTTTCAGCTCACTTTGTTGGACCGCCATTGACTGAACGGGTTGAAGAAGTGCGGGAAGCTCTGCCTCCGTCTTCTGCAGGCGGTGGTAATTTACTGAAAAGTCTGCTTTCTCCAGCCAGTGCCCCATCCTGTGTGCAGTGGGCACAACTGACACGGTTAAAAAATCCATGTTCTGTGGGAATGAATGGAAGCGACAATGGATACCCGTTGAGGAATTCTTCAGGCTCTTTCTCTCCTACCGAAGAGCCAGATCTAACTGACTGCTCGGGTACCAGCACCACCGATGTAAGTTTATTTAGGCATGAGCAGCGTGTAGCTGATAGGCTTCATGATTCACGGAGAACATTATGGCAGCGGCTGGATGCAGTTCCCGACGAAAGCACTCCAAACTGGACTTTTGAGATGTTAGAAGCTCCTCTTTCAATGACCCACGGCAGCCGAGAGGGCCTGAGGCCGAATAGTAGTGAAAGCCTTGAAAAGCCAATGGACTGTACCCCGGCGGCTACTGCCGGCAGCTTGGCAGGGACGGGAGATTCGTCGAGCAGGGGTAAAGCCAGCGACTGTCTGCACGTGATGCAAGCAGTCCTGTTCTCCAGAGTTAGAGGGCTGAAACGTGCGAGAGCAGCTTCGGGATTTCGTTCCTCCCCTGACTATGGCAAACCAAACGCTGGTCGTCTGGCTGTTGGGCAGGCGTCGCTGGTACAAAAGGGAACACTTGATGGCCGCCCAGGGGCCTCGGAACATGCGGCCAAGGGTTTGCTGTCGGGAATCAGGATCACCTTTGTGCTCTCACTTTCAGAATATTGGGAACACTGGAAAGTCAGAAACAGCACCAAACTCATTTCAAACCTGTTGCTCACCACCCGCCGGGAGTTGCTGCGATCCTCGGAGAAAGGGAGGGATTTTCCCACAAAGCCGACGGAAAGGCACCCAGACGACGTAAAGGGGCTGTCGTGTGGTGTAGCGGGAGCTGGTTCGGCTTCGGAAGAGAGTGCGCAGAGGGAGCTCATTGCGGACTTAGCTCACACACAGGTGATTGTGCCCTTCACAAGTGATTCCTCCGCACAGCTGGCCGACACCAATATTTTCAGCATTGTGGCTGATTGTTGTGAGAGTGCTTCCCGCCCAGCGGAGGATGTGACCAGAAACCCCGCCAGCGCTACTCCGGCCAGTGACATTAATACGCTCGATCCCACGAGCGTTTCTTCCACGTTACCGCCGGGAAACGGATGTTGTAATGAAAGCCCAGCTGAGGCCGAAGAGGCGAGTGTGCAAAGTGGAGCATTAGAGGTGACGACTCTGAACTTTTTCAGCAAAAACCACTTACGCAGCGCGGATGAGCTGGAAATGACGACAGAGTCCATTTTGCGTTTCTGGTCTCCTTGCGAAGAGGTTTCAGGACCGCGTCCTCCCCACCAGGAGAAGGAGAACGGATTCACTTTTGACCCCGGCATGGAGAGGCTGCACAGTGGACTCGAACTGAATAATAGCCCGCACAAGCTGAATGCAATGCATTGTCTCCATTTTGGGATCACTGCGACTGTCGACAGGAGACAGCTTCGTGGGGAGAAATCACACCCAAACGAATTGTGCAGCGCAGCAGAGGTCGTTGTATTTGAGGAATATCCACCTGAGCCGCGGGAGAGCACCTCCAGGTCCAGTCTGCTGATCAATGAAGGCAGAATGGGTCATTGGGCTGATACCGCTTCAAGTAATGCGACGCTGGACACTGACAAGCCTAACGCTTGCCTGCAAAAGAGCAGTAGCCGAATAACCCAAGCTTATGGGGGCAAAGCTGAGATAACTGTACCGGTTTTGGGAGCGAATAGCGGGGGGACCAACCACAACGATGAGTGCAAACCCCTAAATCGAGGCCAACAGAATCCCGAAACTTCAGCACAACCTTTTGGTGATCAAGAAGGTTGGAACGAACGCGAGCCTGACATGGACGGCTTGAGCGAAATAAAGATTAAGGTGCTGAAGCACCAAGAGCTCAAGAACGTTCTTTTTGAGTTGTCTAATATAATACCGAAGGCTTTAATTCCCAGTCCGGAATCTAAAGTGGCTGCTGAAACTACTGAAATGGACAGCACTGGAGGAGGCCCTTGGAAAACCTCGGGAAACTGCGACTGGATGGATGCGGCCCGTCTGGATGCTGCACATGGACAGGCGGGAACCTCAGCAACGGAATGTTGGTCCGACCCAGCAATCTTTGCACCGACGTCTCTGGGCACATGTGACAACAGCCTCCAACACTGA